One Paenarthrobacter aurescens TC1 DNA window includes the following coding sequences:
- a CDS encoding hypothetical protein (identified by Glimmer2; putative): protein MKLPLGLAVPAFTEASDIHLLIMVGLVFLTGVAGAATVSLLLLLAPLATLFLGRNKPGRKTDVKQKKPDGGATRLPPPLTLGDEAA from the coding sequence GTGAAGTTACCCCTAGGTCTCGCCGTCCCAGCATTCACGGAGGCTTCGGACATCCACCTTCTGATAATGGTCGGCTTGGTCTTCTTGACTGGAGTCGCAGGGGCGGCCACCGTTAGCTTGCTCCTGCTGCTTGCACCACTGGCCACACTGTTCCTGGGGCGCAACAAGCCCGGCAGGAAGACCGACGTGAAGCAAAAGAAGCCCGACGGCGGTGCGACGCGCCTGCCGCCGCCGCTCACCCTTGGCGACGAGGCTGCTTAA